One segment of Gemmatimonadota bacterium DNA contains the following:
- a CDS encoding SAM-dependent chlorinase/fluorinase: MRGPSITLLTDFGTADGYVAEMKGVLTSLAPDSAIIDASHEVLPQDVQGARLALARYWRHFPVGTVHVVVVDPGVGTSRAALAVESDGRYLVGPDNGVLSPALVWPGARVVSLAIPADAAHTFHGRDVFAPAAARLVSGEMLDALGPRFADAHIERTPLAHQREDGSLEGRVITIDRFGNAITNFVARNGVVEVAGWRLPVVQTYAEVEPGEPCAVAGSAGLLEIAVRNGSAAAVLRLSRETPLLWHPVR; encoded by the coding sequence ATGCGCGGACCCTCAATCACCCTCCTCACCGACTTCGGAACCGCCGACGGCTACGTCGCGGAGATGAAGGGCGTCCTCACGTCGCTCGCCCCAGACTCGGCGATCATCGACGCGTCACATGAAGTGTTGCCACAGGATGTGCAGGGCGCGCGGCTCGCGCTCGCTCGCTACTGGCGGCACTTTCCAGTTGGGACGGTCCACGTGGTGGTCGTGGACCCCGGCGTTGGCACGTCACGCGCCGCGCTCGCGGTGGAGAGCGACGGTCGGTATCTCGTCGGCCCCGACAACGGCGTACTATCGCCGGCGCTCGTCTGGCCGGGCGCGCGCGTGGTGAGTCTCGCCATTCCCGCCGACGCGGCGCACACGTTTCACGGTCGCGATGTCTTTGCGCCTGCCGCCGCACGATTGGTGTCCGGCGAAATGCTCGACGCGCTCGGCCCTCGCTTTGCCGACGCGCATATCGAGCGCACGCCGCTCGCGCATCAGCGCGAAGATGGTTCGCTTGAGGGCCGCGTCATCACCATTGACCGATTCGGCAACGCCATCACGAACTTCGTGGCGCGCAACGGCGTGGTCGAAGTAGCCGGTTGGCGGCTTCCGGTGGTGCAGACCTACGCGGAGGTCGAGCCCGGCGAACCGTGCGCCGTTGCGGGGTCGGCAGGGTTATTGGAAATCGCCGTGCGAAACGGGAGTGCCGCTGCCGTGCTGCGATTGTCGCGCGAAACGCCACTGCTCTGGCACCCGGTACGGTAG